CAAGAAGAATACTACCTAGAGAAGAGACGACAACAGGAGATGCAACCCCCCACACATCCCCAGCACTTTAGAATGATGAGTGAGATGGGCATGCACGGAGGTCCTATCATGATGAGAGGCCCCCCTCCTCCCTACCACAGCAAGCCTGGAGACCAGCAGTGGGGTCCTGGCAATATGATGGGAGGAGGAATGGGCGGAAATGCACGAATGATGGATATGCACCAAGAGGGACCCCGTGGCCCAAGGTTCTTGGGACAGATGCAGAGAGGCCCACCTGGGGGAGGAGGCTTTCCTGGTGGTGCAGGAGGAGTTTTATCAGTGGAGGGTTTAGGACCCCAAAGGCCCACCAGGCCAGGGATGATTTGGCTAGATGATATGCCCAACAACATAGGCGGTGCAGGTGCCTTTCATGGCTGCTATCCTGGTGGACCTCCTCAGCACTTACAAGGTGACCCAGAGCATCTGGTAACGCGTGAGGAAATGTTTCGCATCATGGAGAAACGGCAGATGCAGGGGATTCCTCGGTTTGAACTTGACAGATTAgctaaacagcagcaacagggcAACCTTGGTTCTAGAATCATGGATAATCCTGGGGCCCCAGATTTTCCCAACTTGGGGATGGGCCGGGGTCCACCTTCCACTCGGGGTGATCACATGGACTTTCCTGGTTCACGGGAGATTATGGGCTCTCCTGGAGGTGGCCCGCAGATGAGAGACTTGGTGGATTCTCCTCTGGGGAGCAGTCTCGCAATGAACATGAACCCACAAATGAAtgttcagcaacaacagcagatGATGCTGTCTCAGAAGCTCCGTGGAGGACCTGTGGGAGGGGGGCCTTTAGGTGAGTTGTTTAGCCCTGGAGACATTTCACGAATCAGGGCTTCACAGaatggaagaggaggaaacaagggAATGATCCCAGGACCGGATGGCCCCTTCCATTTTCCCAATCAAGGCCCCTTCTCTGGAGGACAGGTGGAAGGGCCTTATCTTCAACAACCTGGCCCTGAGATATTTGGGCATGAACAGCAAAGTCCTAATCAAATGGGAGGCACATCACGGCTCAGTCATATGCCGATGACTGGAGGCCTCAGAGGAGCAGACCTTGGTCCTAGGCACCCCTCTGACCTATCAATCAATGTGAACCCCATAACTTCTCCTTCAGTGCCTCCTCCCCATCAGCTCAAGTCTCCATCTCTCAACCAAGCGCCATCACCTCTTCTACCTTCCCCCTCTGCTCCAGGACTGAAATCCCCCTCACAGATGTCCTCTGCAGGGcatcaccctcctcttcctcctgcgtCTGGTGCTGGgactccttcttcctcttccatgAAGTCTCCCCAGGTAATGGGGTCTTCCAACCTCATGTTGCACTCTCCATCTGCCTCTCCTGGACGGCTCAAGTCCCCAGCCATGGCTGTAGGCTCTCCAGGGTGGGCGTCCCCTAAAACAGCTCTTCCAAGTCCAGGTGGTCCAACCAGTGGGAAGGTAGTGGGCAATGGAGGAAGTAGTTCCACTGAGACAGGTAAACTCTGAATACAAAATTATGTTGGATCATCATAAATGCTGTTCCTTGTATTGTTGTGACATTaatcattttttgttttctgttttttgcagGCCAATCCCTCCCCCCCAGGAGTTCCAATTCTACCCCCATTAGCCAGCCAGGGTCTATGAATCCCAGTATGCCATTCACTTCCTCTCCCAATGCCCCTCCAACTCAGAATCCATTATCTCTTATCATGTCGCAGATGTCTAAATATGCCATGCCCAGCTCTACTCCTCTCTACCATGATGCAATCAAAACAATTGCCACTTCTGATGATGAGATGCTGCCAGATCGACCTCTTCTATCTGGTGTCAGCATTGGAGGTAGGAaaacaatttgacattttggcacagacagaaaaccCCTTATACACTTAAGCAGTATGCACAGAGTAAGAAAGATTTACtgagtgaatgaaagaatgaagtGCGTCAATTCTTAGATCTGTGTTACGTCTAATGTGTTGAGGAAAAGAGCAGTCTATCTTCAGATGTTACCATtgtgatttttcacattttcatgtaTATTTTCCACATTCTATCACTAGGAAACATGGGGACGGCTTCCTCCCAGATACTTGTGTCCCAGGGCTCCATTGGTCCGCACAGTGATCCACAAAGCCCCATGGGTATTGTAAGCCAAGGTCAACAACACCTTTCCCATGATGCCTCAGGCCCTGTGCTGTCTTCCCCAAACCACATGGGCATGCCTGCCATGAATTCTGCCATGATGGGAGGCGGCGCACCCGATGGAATGGGGCCCTGCAATGTTTCACCTTTATCTCAGAACCAGATGGCAGGTTTTCCTCGCATCCAGCAACCACCTCATGGGCCCATGCAATCACCTAGTGGAGGGATGTCACAGAATTTCTCCCAGTCTAATGAGGATATTCTGCCTCCTCAGCAGTTGCACCTGCTTAGCAAAGGTCATCCTCACCAACGCTCCTCTCACCCATCAGACTCATTTGCCTCTTTGCCCATGGGAGATGGTCCAGATCTAAGTGAGGTCATACGACCCTCTCATACAGGGATCCCTGAGTTTGATCTCTCC
The Pempheris klunzingeri isolate RE-2024b chromosome 4, fPemKlu1.hap1, whole genome shotgun sequence genome window above contains:
- the bcl9l gene encoding B-cell CLL/lymphoma 9-like protein codes for the protein MHPDNKLANHGKQVTSDSRSQIPNVTQQAQQQQGAAGHLGPKGVSAGSHGVKTNQIPPGNPGLKAVSQSVSSVGGMLKTKSKRERSVSIESGESRNAIAPALETDAKGEGVMRSKRRCVLEKKQPYSGDEWCSGPDTEEDEDKPHTATHRERVLAGPIQGLSDRLSAGMSEAGGPVMGCGVGPGLKTEPPQPSQQVVYVFTTNLANSAAEAVMKGQTDSILLFHQQNVQRTKLEQCHSSGKPSNLSEKVNSSNSPPSGTPKSQSGTPRPASAGVGGPLHPAGTPSSAGHSDNESSQTRTGGASSNNSIIAHRSEGGSVATPGGPVPGAGDGEGAGGMTLPVANVSPSGSPSILSAHLQSDAGQRCGPVNTDGLSKEQLEHRERSLQTLRDIERLLLRSGASGGPGETGGSNNNASNNSSNLNNNNNTDRSGILEDTDNGTNNSGSGNMLSSALAPMGGMKKYEEPLQSIISQTQSLGGPALDSPQMDSHHNLPQHPHHQLSSPGIDMGPLLGPDGLTPEQMAWRKLQEEYYLEKRRQQEMQPPTHPQHFRMMSEMGMHGGPIMMRGPPPPYHSKPGDQQWGPGNMMGGGMGGNARMMDMHQEGPRGPRFLGQMQRGPPGGGGFPGGAGGVLSVEGLGPQRPTRPGMIWLDDMPNNIGGAGAFHGCYPGGPPQHLQGDPEHLVTREEMFRIMEKRQMQGIPRFELDRLAKQQQQGNLGSRIMDNPGAPDFPNLGMGRGPPSTRGDHMDFPGSREIMGSPGGGPQMRDLVDSPLGSSLAMNMNPQMNVQQQQQMMLSQKLRGGPVGGGPLGELFSPGDISRIRASQNGRGGNKGMIPGPDGPFHFPNQGPFSGGQVEGPYLQQPGPEIFGHEQQSPNQMGGTSRLSHMPMTGGLRGADLGPRHPSDLSINVNPITSPSVPPPHQLKSPSLNQAPSPLLPSPSAPGLKSPSQMSSAGHHPPLPPASGAGTPSSSSMKSPQVMGSSNLMLHSPSASPGRLKSPAMAVGSPGWASPKTALPSPGGPTSGKVVGNGGSSSTETGQSLPPRSSNSTPISQPGSMNPSMPFTSSPNAPPTQNPLSLIMSQMSKYAMPSSTPLYHDAIKTIATSDDEMLPDRPLLSGVSIGGNMGTASSQILVSQGSIGPHSDPQSPMGIVSQGQQHLSHDASGPVLSSPNHMGMPAMNSAMMGGGAPDGMGPCNVSPLSQNQMAGFPRIQQPPHGPMQSPSGGMSQNFSQSNEDILPPQQLHLLSKGHPHQRSSHPSDSFASLPMGDGPDLSEVIRPSHTGIPEFDLSRIIPSDKPSSTLQYFPKSESHPNPHQGPQSQQPTPQQLLKQLSSSGPPHSSGPSANPHLANLQNMMAEQQLPPHPSHGGIRQSIGIPQGGSRGMVSGGGMGPMCPPGHMMGRTGMMPQQQLQQQQAMMANSLLHHPSNPYSGMMSSQQHPHNLMAQQNIMMMQAKQRSMSIPGDPFGPQGPLMSPQGPMMGPSHPQSGMMGPQSLRQRGMSLDSPIGYGPGGMANMPF